A window of Fusarium oxysporum Fo47 chromosome II, complete sequence genomic DNA:
TTTTATCTTCATTGGAAGCTTAAGCCGTTCACAgccatcttcctcgatcATTCTTTCGGCCTCCCTCATCAGATACACTTGGGCTGCAGCCGCGCTGCCACTGTGCATCAGGGATACCGGAACCGTGTCGAACGGTCCGTATTGAACTTAGTGTCGACCAAGTTCCTGCGCACCGTTTACCACTTCCTCTCCTCGAAGGTGAGAGGGCAGTCGTCCTGTTTCAAAGTCAGTCATTATTGCATTGTATTGCCCTGTAACGAGTACATACCATGGGGAAGATGGTGGCAAagaccttgatctcctcaGACTTAGGGGTTGCGTGGTGCTTCCAGTCAAGCATGACTGAAGCCTTTCCGATCATGAGAGCCAGGTTCAGCTGAGCGTACACCTGTCCAAGGCAGTAGTGAGGTCCGGTACCAAATACTAAGTAGTTCTTGGaacccttctcctcagcatcgCCGCTGTAGTATCGTTCGGGGTCGAAGTGGCTGGGGTTGTCATAGACCTCGGGATCGTGGAGAGCCATGAAAGTGGTGGGGATCAACATTGAGCCTGTTGAGGGATTCGAATCAGTATCACAGCGATCAAAAATGCAATTGGAAGCTTCTCAACTTACCCTTGGGAACGGTGTAGTTCTCGGTCAGGGGGAAGGCCTTCTTGGTGACGTAGGGAACCATGATGACAGGAGGGCGCCATCGGAGAAGCTCTCGGACAACAGCGCGAGTGTAAGTAAGAGATTCGAGCTGATCCATGGTGATAGGCGCGTTAGGGTCACCGTTGCGGACCTTGATGTTCTCCTCTCGGACACGGTCGAGGACATCGGGTCGCTGGGCGGTAACCTGGAAGAGCCAAGTAGCGGCGCTGCTGGTGGCATCCTGAGAAGCGAAGAGGAAGGTGAAGATAGTCTGGGAGATTTCGTAATCGTTGAACATGCGGAGAAGAGGAGTGGGCTTCTCGACGGTGTGTCCCTCGCCCTTTTCCTCGGCCTCACGCCAGCGCTCAGACTGGATCATTGACAGAACCCAGGCGTCCATGATGCAGGTGACTTCACCACCAGCGGCCATGCGAACCTTGCTCTTGGCGGCACACTTGGAGAACTCGGCCAGAACCATATCAGCGGCCTTCTTGCCATACCAAGACTTGGTATAAGGAAGGATAACGGGGAGATTGACAAGCTCGAGAGCAGCGGTGATGAGATAGTAATCCTCAGCGATCTTGGTGACAGCCTCGTCGGAGATGTAGTGACCAACAAAGGTACGGCAAGAGACAGCACACATGACCTCGCGGAACTCGTGCATGAAAGGGACAGGCTTGCCGCCGGCATCCTTAGTCATCTTGAGGAAATGCTTGAAGTAAGTGTTGTAAGCCTCCTCCTGACCAGGCAGATAGCTCTCGAGGGCCTTGCGGGTGAAGAGACCGTTAAGACCCTTGCGGAAATCAACGTGGGCCTTTCCGTCGAGGAATACCCAGTTGTCGTGTCCAAGAAGCTTAGGGGCAACGTCGACAACAGTGGGCTTGACATAGGCGGGTGAGTTGAAAACCTTGCGAGCCATGTCACGAGTGGAAGCAATAACGACGAACCTAGCAATTCAATGTCAGTATGGCCATTTCGTCATGTTGAATCTCTCGTTCTGTACTTACTTGTGGAAGATAGAAACACAGCTCAGGGGGCCGCTGCTCCACTTGGCATGATAACCGTCGAATCGAGGATCCATGGAGTCGAGAAATGGGCCGATGAAGGGAAGCTTCATGGCCGGTCCCTCAATAGGACCTTTCCTGATGATGTAGGCAACTGTTTGAGAGCTCTGGTTAGCAATGCGCCTTGGGTTGCCTGGTAGCGGAACAACATACTCTGATCATAGGCAACGCAAAGAGCGATGAAAGTGAATACCCAAGTCCAGACGCCGGCGTTAGAAACAGCTTCGATAACATATTCGACCTGGGGAGGAAGAGCGACATTGGCGTATTTGGTGCCGGCCAGAACGGACGAGAAGCCGCTGGAGGTAGCGTTGACGACCTCCATTTTGTTGAGGGCGGTGATATGCGACGACAAGGAATCGAAACAGTCCAGTCGTTGGGATGAACCACGCCGCAAGTCGAGTTCGAGCTCGCAATCAAGCGAGATTGTTGTGTCTGGTTGTTGAGTTTCTCACAACCAGTGGTACTCCTTGCGACTAGGAGTGGTATGAggatgaaggagaggaaagGGATAGAGACGGGAGGTAggggagaggaggaagtAAAGTAGGAGAAGTGGAGGTTGTGTTTCTTTCCAGATACAGGAGGTACCTTCCCAAGGTTAGTAATTGTCCAGTCTTCTGCGCCGTTGGCTGTGGAAGGTGCAGGCGCCTCCCGTCAACAGAGTCCGTTCCGCGTATGTCAGTCAATCAATGAAATCAGTGCTTGGCTTTTCATTTACAGGGAATGGGCAGagaaaaaaaataaaagaggGCCCCGGggtctcaaggtcaaggtaCGAGCACTACAAGGGCAAGGGACAGGGTGTGAACGATTAACGGGAGCGAGTTCGCTAAGGGCGGAGATTTAAAGAGATGAAAGTGAAAGATACACTGCTAGGCCATCTCTGCATTGAACAAGTCAATGGCTAGTGGGAATGTTGGTAATTGCTTTCTGATTATCACAAACTGCTTTTTGTTCCTATTGCAAGCTTTGCTGTGGCTTTGTGTCCCAAAAAGATGTTGTTGACCAGGGCGTGAGAGGAGAGACAGATTAGATGCGAGGTGGAGTTGCAGCGTGGTTGACTTGTTGGTGGGGGGTCGGCGGCACGCCACACCTCTAAAGATACGCCCTCCCAATTAACACAACCTTCCTTAGGAGACTTCAGTAACGACCGTTTTCTTCGATTATTAAGAGGATGAATCTGTATGTAAGCTCAGCTAAGACGTATAGATCAACTATTCATTAATTGGGCCTTTCCAGATCTGCATATCAAGATGAAGAGTTACAAAAGAAAGATTGCATGTTTCCATGACAATTTCCTATCCTTTTTTTCACTGGGTCTCCATATCGAATTCCTTTTTACCTGGTGCTAATTTCTATGCTGCCAAACTCGAAAACCTTCACCAGAAAGCTTCCTACCTTAGTTTAGTCTCCGAACCTCGAAGCCCCGACGATCCCGTAAAGGGTCTAATGCTGGCCTGTCGCATTTGCTTTCTGGAACTGGAGCTGGAACTGGAAAAACAGACCACTTTCTTTGCATTTCGTAGTATTCGTGTAGGTATCATCATTTACCCGGAGTGACAACTTGATATGATTTATTACTACGGACATTGGTTATCTCATCCTACCAGTTGCCAttctccttggtcttgcAATAGACTCGTGACCTTTGGTTCACTTACACATAACAAACACTAGGCCAACTATCACAATGTCTTGCTTGTTCGCTTGTCTTTGAAGCTCCACCAGCCTTGATCGTAATCGTATGTACGCAATAGACAGCCCTAGCGTTTATAACGTTTACCGCCTTCGCCTTCTTCCGTGTCTTCCGTCGCAGATCTAAGCGGGCCCTAGCCTGATATTCGGGACAGCACTGCGGATATTCATCGTATGTttcctcttcagcctcaTTGTATACTTATTACATGGTTGAACATTGTGCCATTGAGCTGCTTGTTCGTTTAATACAGAGCTATTGGCGATTTTATTGGGGGAATCCGGTTTGCAATAGCCATCATGCGACTCGTCGTGTATGAGGCGTTAAACCCAAGTCTACTACCTTTGACAGGGGCATCGAGTATATCATACCTCGAAACTTTTGTCTGAGTTTCTGTCTGCTTGGTAGTTTGTGTATGTATCTCGTAGTTGGTGGCGGTCGTAGCTGCTCCCCATTGCTATAGGTTTGAGGCTGAACACTGCGACTTCTGGTCTCCCGAACTCCCACGTTATCATCAGCATATCCCAGGGCCTCTTGGTACGCCTGGGGAGAATCTTAACGTCAGTCTCGCTTGAACCCTACCCAGTAAGTCTACATCTACTATGCGGGTAGGGTACAAAGTCAATGCCTGTCGATTCGCGTGGAAATCGTAAATTGGTCATTGGATACATAACCACCATCACATATGCTATGGACTGAGTACCAGTTGTGATGGCCGTTAACAAAGAGCAACATCGCCGTCAAATTTATACAGCCCTGGGGGTTACTCACACTCCCCACCCACTCTGGTACATCATTACCCTATTGGCTCAGCTAACGTACAAGGCCAGGGACAGAATCAATCAATGGTCGCTGACAAAGACTCATCTCCAGGGTCCACCCTTAGCTCGATCGTCAGAGTTCCACACCGACGAACGGTTCGCTATTGATACGACGTATTCGTTTACCTGGAAATAATCGGGTTTACGCTCGTGTCGGGTTGCGCTATTCCTTCGCAGATTAACGAATACATGGTTTGAAAGCACACGGTGGTATTCTATCACCATAAGTACGGACAGCAGACGAGGTATTATTCTCAAAGGATAGCGTCTGGAACTTATGTGGGGGATTTAGTCAGTATTCTACTTGAAGGAGGTGCGTCAGCAAGACACATTTCTAGTGTGAAATTCGTTTTCAATTACGAATATGACAATAATTACTATGTAGGTGGTCGGAACTTGTCAACCACTCAGACTCTGACCATAAGTAAAGCTCTGTAGTGTCGTTTATGCATATGGAGTCCTTGCTTAACGCCAGGCCTCATTTCATTTCACCTTGAGTCACTATACCCGAATACGAATGCGACCCTGTTGGTCGCGGTGAAGGTCGCTGTGCCAGAATGCAACTCTCCAACACGGCAACAATCTGCTCCCCTCCCCAGCGTCAACGGAGTTAATTGCCCATAAACAAATGTTTTTCCTAAGGCTCCTGAGCAGGTTATACTTAGCAAAGTATATTGCCCACGTGACTACCCTTCCATCATGACAGCTCAAGAAACCAAGAAACTCGCTAGACCTGCAGACAGATAAGCTTATCACAGGCTTATTTTGGTCCAGTTTTGCTTCCTTATCTATCATCGACGTCACTTGCCTGGGAAGAGTTTCTGACAAGCGGGTTTCCGCTAGAGGTGGGGGATCGTCAGGATCATGAGGGGCATCACCCCATACTGCCTACCCTATACTCCGGCTTCAGAATGATGAGGTTTTGTTATTCTTGCTTTCAACAAATATTCATGCAGTTTAGGTCCAGGCTTTCAGGGTTCTTGGTCTTTGAGCTAATAGTGGTGTTTTTTGTTTGTTTATCTCCACATTTACAGGTTTATTCGAGGACTGTTGTACGCTGAACGTTTTCCCTATCTTACTATGGATCATCATGTGTAGATATATCCCTTGATGAATACAACTTCGCGCCTATTGACCCAAAGCGGGTATGTATGTTATTATATTGATGAGCTTTGGCGGGAGTTCACGGTCGGTCTCGATGTTTTGCAACCCTTGACCCCATAGGCGCGTTTTGGAGAGAATTGGAAGGACTCCTATCAAGGTTCGTGTCAATATTTGAGTTATGCAATGCACGACATTCTCATCAGTGCTACGTTTCACACCTCCACTGTCCGGCCACCTAACCCTCTACAAAGGTTACTCGAGACTCTTGTCAAAAGAAAGAGTCCTGAGATCTCGATAATAAGATCATCTGCTGTGCTTTATCCTTCCCCAACCACGTCATAACTGTCAGATACTTGCCGGCGTCACACAAGCTCCCCTAGATTGCGTCATGCCCATGATGAGTGAGATCTTTATTTACCCTATAACAGCCGAGAACCGCCATACAGCAGTCTCTCCACCACGAGAGATACCGGAATGGGCAGCTGAAAAGGAGGGTGATTCATTGGTATCTAACAAGTTGCGAGAGTGGATTCTGTCGCACCTACACCACGTAGTCCCGCGTGTGCCTGCTTTCGAAACGCTGTAAAGCAGGGCACTCTGCGTTGTAAAGGATGGGTCGTGGTCACGCTTCAGCCCGACTTATAACGAATATAAGTGGCAGCATCCGCAGCCATGTGAACTTAGAAGCTTCATACACAACCATCCTCAAAAAACAACACTTCCATCACTCAACCAAGTTCACCATGCCTTCCTACATCGTATGCATTACCATCGCCATTTATCCTATTTCGCCATCAGCTGACAATCTCTCATAGGTTACCTGCAAGGACGAAGCGTCCGACGAACAGGTCCAGTCGTACGTCCCAGCTCGAAAGAATACTCCTTCATGTGAGACTAACAGTTGATAGTGCGAAGCAGCACGCCATTGACCAGGGCGGCAAGATAACACATGAGTACAGTCTCATCAAGGGCTTCGCGTAAGTTAACCTCGTGTACATAGAGAATTATAGGGTGATAGCTGACAAAAATCATAGTGTTCAGTACGATGACGACAAGATCCAAACACTTGAGAGCCACGAACACGTCAAGGCAGTCGAGCCCGATGGCGAGATGAAGACCCAGTAATTGAATGGGATAGAAATGATGCGTACGAAGAGGCCATGGATATCCATACATAGATTATCATAAGCTCTGCTGCATCGGTGTCAGGGAATATAATCATTAAACTGTCTTCTATCGAAAGGCTATGCATCAACCGTGGCTTTTCGAGGCACCTAAACTCTAGCATTTCAATGCAGAGCCCTTCATGTAGTATCAAAGTGGCCCATGATGGCAACATTGAACCCAAGACTTCTGAAAGTATACGATATGATGCTTGGCGGGGGACCAACTCGGTGACGTATGCTCCTCACCCCGCAATTGT
This region includes:
- a CDS encoding cytochrome P450, translating into MEVVNATSSGFSSVLAGTKYANVALPPQVEYVIEAVSNAGVWTWVFTFIALCVAYDQIAYIIRKGPIEGPAMKLPFIGPFLDSMDPRFDGYHAKWSSGPLSCVSIFHKFVVIASTRDMARKVFNSPAYVKPTVVDVAPKLLGHDNWVFLDGKAHVDFRKGLNGLFTRKALESYLPGQEEAYNTYFKHFLKMTKDAGGKPVPFMHEFREVMCAVSCRTFVGHYISDEAVTKIAEDYYLITAALELVNLPVILPYTKSWYGKKAADMVLAEFSKCAAKSKVRMAAGGEVTCIMDAWVLSMIQSERWREAEEKGEGHTVEKPTPLLRMFNDYEISQTIFTFLFASQDATSSAATWLFQVTAQRPDVLDRVREENIKVRNGDPNAPITMDQLESLTYTRAVVRELLRWRPPVIMVPYVTKKAFPLTENYTVPKGSMLIPTTFMALHDPEVYDNPSHFDPERYYSGDAEEKGSKNYLVFGTGPHYCLGQVYAQLNLALMIGKASVMLDWKHHATPKSEEIKVFATIFPMDDCPLTFEERKW
- a CDS encoding uncharacterized protein (expressed protein), with amino-acid sequence MGRGHASARLITNISGSIRSHVNLEASYTTILKKQHFHHSTKFTMPSYIVTCKDEASDEQVQSAKQHAIDQGGKITHEYSLIKGFAVQYDDDKIQTLESHEHVKAVEPDGEMKTQ